A single region of the Eleginops maclovinus isolate JMC-PN-2008 ecotype Puerto Natales chromosome 4, JC_Emac_rtc_rv5, whole genome shotgun sequence genome encodes:
- the LOC134863742 gene encoding G2/mitotic-specific cyclin-B2-like isoform X1, producing MSSVGVRAVQLPAAENPVRMGKATAGVRRAALGEITNFKAAAAVNTKRTGPAKASSKASVKPSSAPKPKAVVQPIAPAPAPAPADPLPTVSEESADVSMKEEEVEEELCQAFSDALLNVQDVDEEDADLPQLCSEYVKDIYNYLHVLEVEQAVRPNYMQGYEITERMRALLVDWLVQVHSRFQLLQETLYLTVAILDRFLQVQPVSPRKLQLVGVTAMLLACKYEEMYAPEVGDFAYITDNAFTKAQILEMEQLVLRTLNFELGRPLPLHFLRRASKVADSDLERHTLAKYLMELTLLDYNMVHYRPSEIAAAALALSQLLLKALPWSPTQQHYSTYDAAHLKPIMQHIAKNVVMVNEGKTKFQAVKTKYSSSKLMKISQLPQLQSIIKTMAAALLGNP from the exons ATGTCTTCTGTTGGAGTTCGTGCTGTG CAGCTCCCAGCCGCAGAGAACCCCGTGAGGATGGGTAAAGCCACCGCGGGTGTGAGGAGAGCTGCTCTCGGAGAGATCACCAactttaaagcagcagcagcagtcaacACCAAG AGGACGGGCCCTGCCAAAGCTTCATCCAAAGCCTCAGTGAAACCCTCCAGTGCCCCTAAACCTAAAGCTGTGGTGCAGCCCATTGCACCGGCCCCGGCCCCTGCCCCTGCAGATCCCCTCCCCACAGTCTCAGAGGAGTCCGCTGATGTGTccatgaaggaggaggaggtggaggaggagctgtgCCAGGCTTTCTCTGATGCGCTGCTCAATGTGCAGGATGTTGACGAGGAGGACGCAGACTTGCCGCAGCTCTGCTCAGAATATGTCAAAGATATCTACAACTACCTGCATGTCCTGGAG GTGGAACAGGCTGTACGACCCAACTACATGCAGGGTTATGAGATCACTGAACGCATGCGTGCTCTCCTGGTGGACTGGCTGGTCCAGGTGCACTCCAGgttccagctgctgcaggagactCTGTACCTCACAGTTGCCATCTTGGATCGATTCCTCCAG GTCCAGCCGGTCTCTCCCAGGAAGCTGCAGCTTGTCGGTGTGACGGCTATGCTGTTGGCCTGTAAATATGAGGAGATGTACGCCCCAGAGGTGGGAGACTTCGCCTACATCACAGACAATGCTTTCACAAAGGCTCAGATTCTGGAGATGGAGCAGCTGGTTCTGAGGACCCTCAACTTTGAGCTGGGACGCCCTCTTCCTCTGCACTTCCTCAGACGGGCTTCCAAAGTGGCTGAT tCTGATCTAGAGAGACACACGCTAGCCAAGTACCTGATGGAGTTGACGCTCCTTGACTACAACATGGTGCACTATCGGCCCTCTGAGATCGCTGCCGCTGCTCTCGCGCTCTCCCAGCTGCTCCTTAAAGCCCTGCCCTGG TCTCCTACGCAGCAGCACTACTCCACTTATGACGCCGCCCACCTGAAGCCCATCATGCAGCACATTGCCAAAAATGTAGTGATGGTCAATGAAGGGAAGACAAAGTTCCAG gccGTGAAGACTAAGTACTCGAGCAGCAAGCTGATGAAGATCAGCCAGCTCCCTCAGCTGCAGTCCATCATAAAGACCATGGCGGCGGCTTTGCTCGGCAATCCTTGA
- the crybgx gene encoding crystallin beta gamma X, translating into MNIFTKVTGLAQQTSKLGSVLQRAFYGSSGRVTLFEQRNFAGRRLDLSSDCARLSEKNFPERCNSVQVESGAWIGYEHENFRGRQYLWDMSERGEYNCYDKWCAPVDHVSSVRAVKQDNNPGKAHLFERAGFSGKKMEIQDDIPNLMSRYSLNRVASIRVLGGAWVCYQEPNYRGPHYILEKRDYNNFSDWGSQNSTVGSMRRVRFN; encoded by the exons ATGAACATCTTTACTAAAGTCACAGGATTAGCCCAACAAACCAG CAAGCTGGGGTCTGTGCTCCAACGTGCCTTCTACGGGTCCAGTGGGAGG GTGACCCTTTTCGAACAGAGGAACTTCGCCGGAAGGCGTTTGGACCTGAGCTCTGACTGTGCCAGGCTCAGTGAAAAGAACTTCCCAGAGAGATGTAACTCTGTGCAGGTGGAGAGCGGAGC ATGGATCGGTTACGAGCATGAAAACTTCCGGGGTCGTCAGTACCTGTGGGACATGTCCGAAAGGGGAGAGTACAACTGCTACGACAAGTGGTGCGCCCCGGTGGACCACGTCTCCTCTGTCCGTGCTGTCAAACAG GACAACAATCCTGGAAAAGCCCATCTGTTTGAGCGTGCCGGTTTCTCCGGTAAGAAGATGGAGATCCAGGATGACATTCCCAACCTGATGAGCCGCTACAGCCTCAACAGGGTTGCCTCCATTCGCGTGCTCGGAGGAGC CTGGGTTTGTTACCAGGAGCCCAACTACAGAGGGCCTCACTACATCCTGGAGAAGCGCGACTACAACAACTTCTCTGACTGGGGCAGCCAGAACAGCACCGTCGGCTCCATGCGCCGAGTCCGCTTCAACTGA
- the cars1 gene encoding cysteine--tRNA ligase, cytoplasmic isoform X1 has protein sequence MSTSGEPAFEYGSLLQITEEPALAVALNDYLISRSYLAGFCPSQADQKAFKLLHRPPDPHHVHALRWYRHIASLQLDLLPESSTKGKRVQPPWSPPAGTDVPQLRLYNSLTRAKEPFVPQCGNKVTWYSCGPTVYDASHMGHARSYISFDILRRILKDYFKYDVLYCMNITDIDDKIIKRARQNHLLEQYKEKQPQAAQILQDVLSARGPFQANLASTTDPDKKQMLERMDAAVTAALQPLQAAMESKAAQEVAQPLAEVLLQSSKDLLSDWLDKQFGSQVTENSIFSILPNYWEGEYHKDMEALNVLPPDVLTRVSEYVPEIVDFVNKVVSNGYGYESNGSVYFDTSKFDGCPHHSYAKLVPEAVGDQKALQEGEGDLSISADRLGEKKSQNDFALWKASKPGEPSWDSPWGKGRPGWHIECSAMAGSILGESMDIHGGGFDLRFPHHDNELAQSEAFFENDHWVRYFLHTGHLTIAGCKMSKSLKNFITIKDALAKNTARQLRLAFLMHSWKDTLDYSSNTMESAVQYEKFMNEFFLTVKDIMRAPTDITGRYERWEAAELQLNNSFYDRKSAVHEALCDNMDTRSAMEEMRVLVGQSNSYIASMKSTKLRPNRMLMESIAAYLTNMLKVFGAIEGSEPIGFPVGQSQNVDLESTVMPYLSVLSNFREEVRKIAREKEVIELLQLCDVVRDDTLPELGVRLEDHEGLPTVVKLVDKETLLKEREEKKQVEEEKKRKKEEAAKKKQEQEMAKLAKMKVPPCEMFRSETDKYSKFDEAGFPTHDVEGKELSKGQAKKLRKLFEAQEKLHDDYLQMNQNGN, from the exons CAGAAAGCCTTTAAGCTCCTCCACAGGCCCCCAGACCCGCATCATGTCCACGCTCTGCGCTGGTACAGACACATAGCATCCCTGCAGCTGGACCTCCTCCCTGAGAGCAGCA CGAAAGGAAAGCGGGTTCAGCCCCCTTGGTCTCCACCAGCAGGAACAGATGTTCCACAACTGCGGCTCTACAACAGCCTGACCAGAGCAAAg GAGCCATTTGTTCCCCAGTGCGGGAACAAAGTCACATGGTACAGCTGCGGGCCGACAGTGTACGATGCCTCACACATGGGACACGCCAG ATCCTACATATCATTCGATATTCTGCGGAGGATACTGAAGGACTACTTCAAGTATGACGTCCTCTACTGCATGAACATCACAGACATAGATGACAAA ATCATTAAAAGGGCCCGGCAGAACCACCTGCTGGAGCAGTACAAGGAGAAGCAGCCGCAAGCCGCTCAGATCCTGCAGGACGTCCTGAGCGCCAGAGGG CCCTTCCAGGCTAACTTGGCTTCGACCACAGACCCCGATAAGAAGCAGATGCTGGAGAGGATGGACGCTGCTGTTACTGCCGCTCTGCAGCCCCTGCAGGCAGCGATGGAGAGCAAAGCGGCACAGGAGGTCGCCCAACCCCTGGCAGAG gtgctgctgcagagctccaAGGACTTGCTGTCTGATTGGCTGGATAAGCAGTTTGGAAGTCAAGTGACAGAGAATTCCATCTTCTCCATTCTGCCAAACTATTGGGAGGGAGAGTACCATAAAGACATGGAAGCCCTGAAC GTTCTTCCTCCAGACGTTCTGACTCGAGTCAGTGAGTACGTGCCTGAGATCGTGGACTTTGTGAATAAGGTCGTCTCAAACGGTTACGG ATATGAATCGAACGGTTCTGTGTACTTTGACACCTCCAAGTTTGATGGCTGTCCGCATCACTCTTATGCAAAGCTGGTTCCAGAGGCTGTCGGTGATCAGAAAGCTTTACAAGAGGGAGAAG GTGACCTGAGCATCTCTGCTGACAGATTAGGGGAGAAGAAGTCCCAAAATGACTTTGCCTTGTGGAAGGCCTCCAAGCCCGGAGAGCCTTCGTGGGACTCTCCATGGGGGAAG GGAAGGCCTGGCTGGCATATCGAATGTTCGGCCATGGCTGGCTCCATCTTGGGAGAGTCCATGGACATCCACGGTGGGGGGTTTGATCTTCGATTCCCCCATCACGACAATGAGTTGGCTCAATCCGAG GCTTTCTTCGAGAATGATCACTGGGTCAGATACTTCCTGCACACCGGACACCTGACGATCGCAGGCTGCAAGATGTCTAAATCTCTGAAGAACTTCATCACCATTAAAGACGCCCTGGCAAAGAACACAG ctcgTCAGCTCCGCCTGGCTTTCTTGATGCATTCCTGGAAAGACACCCTGGATTACTCCTCCAACACGATGGAGTCAGCTGTGCAGTACGAGAAGTTCATGAAT GAGTTCTTCCTGACTGTAAAAGACATAATGCGCGCTCCTACTGATATCACCGGGCGATATGAGAGGTGGGAGGCAGCAGAGTTGCAGCTCAACAACAG TTTCTACGACAGGAAGTCTGCCGTCCATGAGGCTCTGTGTGACAACATGGACACGCGCAGCGCCATGGAGGAGATGAGAGTGCTGGTCGGCCAGAGCAACAGCTACATCGCCAGCATGAAGAGCACCAAGCTGAGGCCCAACCGCATGCTGATGGAGAGCATCGCTGCGTACCTCACCAACATGCTCAAG GTGTTCGGTGCCATTGAAGGATCAGAGCCCATCGGTTTCCCCGTGGGACAAAGTCAGAACGTTGAT CTGGAGAGCACAGTGATGCCGTACCTCTCAGTGCTGTCAAATTTCAGAGAGGAAGTCCGAAAAATTGCAAGAGAGAAGGAAG TGATAGAGCTGCTGCAACTGTGTGATGTTGTCCGAGACGATACGTTACCCGAGCTGGGAGTCCGTCTGGAGGATCATGAAG GTCTGCCCACAGTGGTGAAACTGGTGGACAAGGAGACATTACTGAAGGAGCgagaggagaagaaacag gtggaagaagagaagaaaaggaagaaggaagaggCTGCAAAGAAGAAGCAAGAACAAGAG ATGGCTAAACTGGCGAAGATGAAGGTCCCTCCGTGTGAAATGTTTCGCTCAGAAACCGACAAGTATTCCAAATTTGATGAAGCG GGTTTCCCCACCCACGATGTAGAAGGGAAGGAGCTGAGCAAAGGACAAGCCAAGAAGCTGCGCAAGCTCTTCGAGGCTCAGGAGAAATTACACGACGATTATCTTCAGATGAACCAAAATGGCAACTGA
- the LOC134863742 gene encoding G2/mitotic-specific cyclin-B2-like isoform X2 produces the protein MSSVGVRAVLPAAENPVRMGKATAGVRRAALGEITNFKAAAAVNTKRTGPAKASSKASVKPSSAPKPKAVVQPIAPAPAPAPADPLPTVSEESADVSMKEEEVEEELCQAFSDALLNVQDVDEEDADLPQLCSEYVKDIYNYLHVLEVEQAVRPNYMQGYEITERMRALLVDWLVQVHSRFQLLQETLYLTVAILDRFLQVQPVSPRKLQLVGVTAMLLACKYEEMYAPEVGDFAYITDNAFTKAQILEMEQLVLRTLNFELGRPLPLHFLRRASKVADSDLERHTLAKYLMELTLLDYNMVHYRPSEIAAAALALSQLLLKALPWSPTQQHYSTYDAAHLKPIMQHIAKNVVMVNEGKTKFQAVKTKYSSSKLMKISQLPQLQSIIKTMAAALLGNP, from the exons ATGTCTTCTGTTGGAGTTCGTGCTGTG CTCCCAGCCGCAGAGAACCCCGTGAGGATGGGTAAAGCCACCGCGGGTGTGAGGAGAGCTGCTCTCGGAGAGATCACCAactttaaagcagcagcagcagtcaacACCAAG AGGACGGGCCCTGCCAAAGCTTCATCCAAAGCCTCAGTGAAACCCTCCAGTGCCCCTAAACCTAAAGCTGTGGTGCAGCCCATTGCACCGGCCCCGGCCCCTGCCCCTGCAGATCCCCTCCCCACAGTCTCAGAGGAGTCCGCTGATGTGTccatgaaggaggaggaggtggaggaggagctgtgCCAGGCTTTCTCTGATGCGCTGCTCAATGTGCAGGATGTTGACGAGGAGGACGCAGACTTGCCGCAGCTCTGCTCAGAATATGTCAAAGATATCTACAACTACCTGCATGTCCTGGAG GTGGAACAGGCTGTACGACCCAACTACATGCAGGGTTATGAGATCACTGAACGCATGCGTGCTCTCCTGGTGGACTGGCTGGTCCAGGTGCACTCCAGgttccagctgctgcaggagactCTGTACCTCACAGTTGCCATCTTGGATCGATTCCTCCAG GTCCAGCCGGTCTCTCCCAGGAAGCTGCAGCTTGTCGGTGTGACGGCTATGCTGTTGGCCTGTAAATATGAGGAGATGTACGCCCCAGAGGTGGGAGACTTCGCCTACATCACAGACAATGCTTTCACAAAGGCTCAGATTCTGGAGATGGAGCAGCTGGTTCTGAGGACCCTCAACTTTGAGCTGGGACGCCCTCTTCCTCTGCACTTCCTCAGACGGGCTTCCAAAGTGGCTGAT tCTGATCTAGAGAGACACACGCTAGCCAAGTACCTGATGGAGTTGACGCTCCTTGACTACAACATGGTGCACTATCGGCCCTCTGAGATCGCTGCCGCTGCTCTCGCGCTCTCCCAGCTGCTCCTTAAAGCCCTGCCCTGG TCTCCTACGCAGCAGCACTACTCCACTTATGACGCCGCCCACCTGAAGCCCATCATGCAGCACATTGCCAAAAATGTAGTGATGGTCAATGAAGGGAAGACAAAGTTCCAG gccGTGAAGACTAAGTACTCGAGCAGCAAGCTGATGAAGATCAGCCAGCTCCCTCAGCTGCAGTCCATCATAAAGACCATGGCGGCGGCTTTGCTCGGCAATCCTTGA
- the cars1 gene encoding cysteine--tRNA ligase, cytoplasmic isoform X3: MSTSGEPAKGKRVQPPWSPPAGTDVPQLRLYNSLTRAKEPFVPQCGNKVTWYSCGPTVYDASHMGHARSYISFDILRRILKDYFKYDVLYCMNITDIDDKIIKRARQNHLLEQYKEKQPQAAQILQDVLSARGPFQANLASTTDPDKKQMLERMDAAVTAALQPLQAAMESKAAQEVAQPLAEVLLQSSKDLLSDWLDKQFGSQVTENSIFSILPNYWEGEYHKDMEALNVLPPDVLTRVSEYVPEIVDFVNKVVSNGYGYESNGSVYFDTSKFDGCPHHSYAKLVPEAVGDQKALQEGEGDLSISADRLGEKKSQNDFALWKASKPGEPSWDSPWGKGRPGWHIECSAMAGSILGESMDIHGGGFDLRFPHHDNELAQSEAFFENDHWVRYFLHTGHLTIAGCKMSKSLKNFITIKDALAKNTARQLRLAFLMHSWKDTLDYSSNTMESAVQYEKFMNEFFLTVKDIMRAPTDITGRYERWEAAELQLNNSFYDRKSAVHEALCDNMDTRSAMEEMRVLVGQSNSYIASMKSTKLRPNRMLMESIAAYLTNMLKVFGAIEGSEPIGFPVGQSQNVDLESTVMPYLSVLSNFREEVRKIAREKEVIELLQLCDVVRDDTLPELGVRLEDHEGLPTVVKLVDKETLLKEREEKKQVEEEKKRKKEEAAKKKQEQEMAKLAKMKVPPCEMFRSETDKYSKFDEAGFPTHDVEGKELSKGQAKKLRKLFEAQEKLHDDYLQMNQNGN, encoded by the exons CGAAAGGAAAGCGGGTTCAGCCCCCTTGGTCTCCACCAGCAGGAACAGATGTTCCACAACTGCGGCTCTACAACAGCCTGACCAGAGCAAAg GAGCCATTTGTTCCCCAGTGCGGGAACAAAGTCACATGGTACAGCTGCGGGCCGACAGTGTACGATGCCTCACACATGGGACACGCCAG ATCCTACATATCATTCGATATTCTGCGGAGGATACTGAAGGACTACTTCAAGTATGACGTCCTCTACTGCATGAACATCACAGACATAGATGACAAA ATCATTAAAAGGGCCCGGCAGAACCACCTGCTGGAGCAGTACAAGGAGAAGCAGCCGCAAGCCGCTCAGATCCTGCAGGACGTCCTGAGCGCCAGAGGG CCCTTCCAGGCTAACTTGGCTTCGACCACAGACCCCGATAAGAAGCAGATGCTGGAGAGGATGGACGCTGCTGTTACTGCCGCTCTGCAGCCCCTGCAGGCAGCGATGGAGAGCAAAGCGGCACAGGAGGTCGCCCAACCCCTGGCAGAG gtgctgctgcagagctccaAGGACTTGCTGTCTGATTGGCTGGATAAGCAGTTTGGAAGTCAAGTGACAGAGAATTCCATCTTCTCCATTCTGCCAAACTATTGGGAGGGAGAGTACCATAAAGACATGGAAGCCCTGAAC GTTCTTCCTCCAGACGTTCTGACTCGAGTCAGTGAGTACGTGCCTGAGATCGTGGACTTTGTGAATAAGGTCGTCTCAAACGGTTACGG ATATGAATCGAACGGTTCTGTGTACTTTGACACCTCCAAGTTTGATGGCTGTCCGCATCACTCTTATGCAAAGCTGGTTCCAGAGGCTGTCGGTGATCAGAAAGCTTTACAAGAGGGAGAAG GTGACCTGAGCATCTCTGCTGACAGATTAGGGGAGAAGAAGTCCCAAAATGACTTTGCCTTGTGGAAGGCCTCCAAGCCCGGAGAGCCTTCGTGGGACTCTCCATGGGGGAAG GGAAGGCCTGGCTGGCATATCGAATGTTCGGCCATGGCTGGCTCCATCTTGGGAGAGTCCATGGACATCCACGGTGGGGGGTTTGATCTTCGATTCCCCCATCACGACAATGAGTTGGCTCAATCCGAG GCTTTCTTCGAGAATGATCACTGGGTCAGATACTTCCTGCACACCGGACACCTGACGATCGCAGGCTGCAAGATGTCTAAATCTCTGAAGAACTTCATCACCATTAAAGACGCCCTGGCAAAGAACACAG ctcgTCAGCTCCGCCTGGCTTTCTTGATGCATTCCTGGAAAGACACCCTGGATTACTCCTCCAACACGATGGAGTCAGCTGTGCAGTACGAGAAGTTCATGAAT GAGTTCTTCCTGACTGTAAAAGACATAATGCGCGCTCCTACTGATATCACCGGGCGATATGAGAGGTGGGAGGCAGCAGAGTTGCAGCTCAACAACAG TTTCTACGACAGGAAGTCTGCCGTCCATGAGGCTCTGTGTGACAACATGGACACGCGCAGCGCCATGGAGGAGATGAGAGTGCTGGTCGGCCAGAGCAACAGCTACATCGCCAGCATGAAGAGCACCAAGCTGAGGCCCAACCGCATGCTGATGGAGAGCATCGCTGCGTACCTCACCAACATGCTCAAG GTGTTCGGTGCCATTGAAGGATCAGAGCCCATCGGTTTCCCCGTGGGACAAAGTCAGAACGTTGAT CTGGAGAGCACAGTGATGCCGTACCTCTCAGTGCTGTCAAATTTCAGAGAGGAAGTCCGAAAAATTGCAAGAGAGAAGGAAG TGATAGAGCTGCTGCAACTGTGTGATGTTGTCCGAGACGATACGTTACCCGAGCTGGGAGTCCGTCTGGAGGATCATGAAG GTCTGCCCACAGTGGTGAAACTGGTGGACAAGGAGACATTACTGAAGGAGCgagaggagaagaaacag gtggaagaagagaagaaaaggaagaaggaagaggCTGCAAAGAAGAAGCAAGAACAAGAG ATGGCTAAACTGGCGAAGATGAAGGTCCCTCCGTGTGAAATGTTTCGCTCAGAAACCGACAAGTATTCCAAATTTGATGAAGCG GGTTTCCCCACCCACGATGTAGAAGGGAAGGAGCTGAGCAAAGGACAAGCCAAGAAGCTGCGCAAGCTCTTCGAGGCTCAGGAGAAATTACACGACGATTATCTTCAGATGAACCAAAATGGCAACTGA
- the cars1 gene encoding cysteine--tRNA ligase, cytoplasmic isoform X2, producing MSREAMSGSFTSRIFHAAKGKRVQPPWSPPAGTDVPQLRLYNSLTRAKEPFVPQCGNKVTWYSCGPTVYDASHMGHARSYISFDILRRILKDYFKYDVLYCMNITDIDDKIIKRARQNHLLEQYKEKQPQAAQILQDVLSARGPFQANLASTTDPDKKQMLERMDAAVTAALQPLQAAMESKAAQEVAQPLAEVLLQSSKDLLSDWLDKQFGSQVTENSIFSILPNYWEGEYHKDMEALNVLPPDVLTRVSEYVPEIVDFVNKVVSNGYGYESNGSVYFDTSKFDGCPHHSYAKLVPEAVGDQKALQEGEGDLSISADRLGEKKSQNDFALWKASKPGEPSWDSPWGKGRPGWHIECSAMAGSILGESMDIHGGGFDLRFPHHDNELAQSEAFFENDHWVRYFLHTGHLTIAGCKMSKSLKNFITIKDALAKNTARQLRLAFLMHSWKDTLDYSSNTMESAVQYEKFMNEFFLTVKDIMRAPTDITGRYERWEAAELQLNNSFYDRKSAVHEALCDNMDTRSAMEEMRVLVGQSNSYIASMKSTKLRPNRMLMESIAAYLTNMLKVFGAIEGSEPIGFPVGQSQNVDLESTVMPYLSVLSNFREEVRKIAREKEVIELLQLCDVVRDDTLPELGVRLEDHEGLPTVVKLVDKETLLKEREEKKQVEEEKKRKKEEAAKKKQEQEMAKLAKMKVPPCEMFRSETDKYSKFDEAGFPTHDVEGKELSKGQAKKLRKLFEAQEKLHDDYLQMNQNGN from the exons ATGTCAAGAGAGGCTATGTCAGGAAGTTTTACCTCCAGAATATTTCATGCAG CGAAAGGAAAGCGGGTTCAGCCCCCTTGGTCTCCACCAGCAGGAACAGATGTTCCACAACTGCGGCTCTACAACAGCCTGACCAGAGCAAAg GAGCCATTTGTTCCCCAGTGCGGGAACAAAGTCACATGGTACAGCTGCGGGCCGACAGTGTACGATGCCTCACACATGGGACACGCCAG ATCCTACATATCATTCGATATTCTGCGGAGGATACTGAAGGACTACTTCAAGTATGACGTCCTCTACTGCATGAACATCACAGACATAGATGACAAA ATCATTAAAAGGGCCCGGCAGAACCACCTGCTGGAGCAGTACAAGGAGAAGCAGCCGCAAGCCGCTCAGATCCTGCAGGACGTCCTGAGCGCCAGAGGG CCCTTCCAGGCTAACTTGGCTTCGACCACAGACCCCGATAAGAAGCAGATGCTGGAGAGGATGGACGCTGCTGTTACTGCCGCTCTGCAGCCCCTGCAGGCAGCGATGGAGAGCAAAGCGGCACAGGAGGTCGCCCAACCCCTGGCAGAG gtgctgctgcagagctccaAGGACTTGCTGTCTGATTGGCTGGATAAGCAGTTTGGAAGTCAAGTGACAGAGAATTCCATCTTCTCCATTCTGCCAAACTATTGGGAGGGAGAGTACCATAAAGACATGGAAGCCCTGAAC GTTCTTCCTCCAGACGTTCTGACTCGAGTCAGTGAGTACGTGCCTGAGATCGTGGACTTTGTGAATAAGGTCGTCTCAAACGGTTACGG ATATGAATCGAACGGTTCTGTGTACTTTGACACCTCCAAGTTTGATGGCTGTCCGCATCACTCTTATGCAAAGCTGGTTCCAGAGGCTGTCGGTGATCAGAAAGCTTTACAAGAGGGAGAAG GTGACCTGAGCATCTCTGCTGACAGATTAGGGGAGAAGAAGTCCCAAAATGACTTTGCCTTGTGGAAGGCCTCCAAGCCCGGAGAGCCTTCGTGGGACTCTCCATGGGGGAAG GGAAGGCCTGGCTGGCATATCGAATGTTCGGCCATGGCTGGCTCCATCTTGGGAGAGTCCATGGACATCCACGGTGGGGGGTTTGATCTTCGATTCCCCCATCACGACAATGAGTTGGCTCAATCCGAG GCTTTCTTCGAGAATGATCACTGGGTCAGATACTTCCTGCACACCGGACACCTGACGATCGCAGGCTGCAAGATGTCTAAATCTCTGAAGAACTTCATCACCATTAAAGACGCCCTGGCAAAGAACACAG ctcgTCAGCTCCGCCTGGCTTTCTTGATGCATTCCTGGAAAGACACCCTGGATTACTCCTCCAACACGATGGAGTCAGCTGTGCAGTACGAGAAGTTCATGAAT GAGTTCTTCCTGACTGTAAAAGACATAATGCGCGCTCCTACTGATATCACCGGGCGATATGAGAGGTGGGAGGCAGCAGAGTTGCAGCTCAACAACAG TTTCTACGACAGGAAGTCTGCCGTCCATGAGGCTCTGTGTGACAACATGGACACGCGCAGCGCCATGGAGGAGATGAGAGTGCTGGTCGGCCAGAGCAACAGCTACATCGCCAGCATGAAGAGCACCAAGCTGAGGCCCAACCGCATGCTGATGGAGAGCATCGCTGCGTACCTCACCAACATGCTCAAG GTGTTCGGTGCCATTGAAGGATCAGAGCCCATCGGTTTCCCCGTGGGACAAAGTCAGAACGTTGAT CTGGAGAGCACAGTGATGCCGTACCTCTCAGTGCTGTCAAATTTCAGAGAGGAAGTCCGAAAAATTGCAAGAGAGAAGGAAG TGATAGAGCTGCTGCAACTGTGTGATGTTGTCCGAGACGATACGTTACCCGAGCTGGGAGTCCGTCTGGAGGATCATGAAG GTCTGCCCACAGTGGTGAAACTGGTGGACAAGGAGACATTACTGAAGGAGCgagaggagaagaaacag gtggaagaagagaagaaaaggaagaaggaagaggCTGCAAAGAAGAAGCAAGAACAAGAG ATGGCTAAACTGGCGAAGATGAAGGTCCCTCCGTGTGAAATGTTTCGCTCAGAAACCGACAAGTATTCCAAATTTGATGAAGCG GGTTTCCCCACCCACGATGTAGAAGGGAAGGAGCTGAGCAAAGGACAAGCCAAGAAGCTGCGCAAGCTCTTCGAGGCTCAGGAGAAATTACACGACGATTATCTTCAGATGAACCAAAATGGCAACTGA